In a genomic window of uncultured Sphaerochaeta sp.:
- a CDS encoding glutamine synthetase III translates to MFDIDYAKTPVTDFYGINCFTETEMGKYLSDPVIRELKEVQRGQRELTSELADYVASAMKQWALSRGATHFCHWFQPLTGLTAEKHDSFISPTKGGKVLLEFSGKELIKGEGDASSFPNGGLRATFEARGYTAWDTSSPAFIKDINGVKTLYIPTAFFSYNGDALDKKVPLLRANQAIEKQTLRVLRALGNTKAKRVVVNIGPEQEYFLVDKSFYDQRPDLRLSGRTVMGNLAAKGQELNDHYYGTIGDRVTVFMSELNYELWKLGISSKTQHKEAAPNQFEIAVVYDAANLSTDHNQLLMDVLQMVALRHGMVALLHEKPFLGVNGSGKHDNWSLSTDDGTNLLSPGSNVEDNLQFLVFLTAFIKAMDEYAPLIRCGAATAGNDHRLGSSEAPPAIISIYLGEQLSSILDTITMEGSCTKSDRQYVRMGMTMLPQLPKDLTDRNRTSPIAFTGNKFEYRMVGSSQSMAGPNIYINAAVAQILEEAADRLEKAADKEIECHNIIRDFYQNHKRIVFNGNGYSREWKEEAARRGLPDFKDTVSALPQMLSEKSLSLFEQQHVFTRSEISSRLDIYLQTYSKQINVEASIMVEMCRKQVIPAVIGYVGHLADSLSKQESRGLAVQTQQQLLNTVQTALNQAIEATEQLHVCIAKALSYKDEILKQAQIYRDEVVQQMQILRSHIDLMETYTDKACWPFPSYDDLLFRL, encoded by the coding sequence ATGTTTGATATTGACTACGCAAAAACCCCGGTAACAGATTTTTATGGAATCAACTGTTTCACAGAAACAGAAATGGGCAAGTACCTCAGCGACCCGGTCATTCGGGAACTGAAAGAGGTGCAGCGTGGCCAACGAGAACTTACCAGCGAACTTGCAGACTATGTTGCCAGTGCCATGAAACAGTGGGCGCTCAGTAGGGGTGCAACGCACTTCTGCCACTGGTTCCAGCCCCTTACAGGACTCACTGCAGAGAAACACGACTCCTTCATCAGCCCTACCAAGGGAGGAAAGGTGTTGCTTGAGTTCTCCGGCAAAGAGCTGATCAAAGGAGAAGGAGACGCATCCTCGTTCCCCAACGGAGGGTTGCGAGCAACCTTTGAGGCCCGCGGGTATACCGCGTGGGATACCTCCTCCCCTGCATTCATCAAGGACATCAACGGGGTGAAGACCCTCTATATTCCCACTGCCTTTTTCTCCTACAACGGAGATGCGCTGGATAAGAAAGTTCCCTTGCTCCGAGCCAATCAGGCAATTGAGAAGCAAACACTGCGTGTCTTGCGTGCCCTGGGGAATACCAAGGCCAAGCGGGTTGTCGTCAACATTGGTCCTGAGCAGGAGTATTTTCTGGTTGACAAGAGTTTCTATGACCAGAGACCCGATCTCCGGCTCTCAGGCCGTACCGTCATGGGAAATCTGGCTGCGAAGGGGCAGGAACTCAATGACCATTACTACGGTACCATCGGAGACCGTGTGACGGTATTCATGAGCGAGCTGAATTACGAATTGTGGAAATTGGGTATCAGCAGCAAGACACAGCACAAGGAAGCAGCTCCCAACCAGTTTGAGATTGCTGTTGTCTATGATGCGGCAAACCTTTCCACAGACCACAACCAACTGTTGATGGATGTACTGCAAATGGTTGCACTGCGCCATGGCATGGTTGCACTTCTGCACGAAAAGCCCTTCCTGGGTGTCAATGGTTCAGGAAAACATGACAACTGGTCGCTTTCCACCGATGACGGGACAAACCTCTTGAGCCCAGGCTCAAACGTTGAGGACAACCTGCAATTCCTCGTGTTCCTGACCGCTTTCATCAAGGCAATGGATGAGTATGCCCCATTGATCCGCTGCGGCGCAGCCACAGCAGGAAATGATCATCGCTTGGGCTCCTCGGAAGCTCCCCCGGCCATCATCAGCATCTATCTTGGCGAGCAACTGAGTTCCATCCTGGATACCATCACCATGGAGGGCAGTTGCACTAAAAGTGACCGCCAGTATGTTAGGATGGGCATGACCATGCTTCCTCAGCTGCCCAAGGATCTGACTGACAGGAATCGCACCAGCCCCATTGCATTCACCGGCAACAAATTCGAATATCGCATGGTGGGATCCTCCCAATCCATGGCAGGGCCAAACATCTACATCAATGCTGCAGTTGCACAAATCCTCGAAGAGGCTGCAGACAGACTGGAAAAGGCGGCAGACAAGGAGATTGAGTGCCACAACATCATCCGAGACTTCTACCAGAACCACAAGCGAATAGTATTCAACGGAAACGGCTATAGCAGGGAGTGGAAAGAAGAGGCAGCAAGGCGTGGCCTTCCCGATTTCAAGGATACGGTGAGTGCACTGCCCCAGATGCTCAGCGAGAAGAGCCTTTCCCTCTTTGAGCAACAACATGTCTTCACCAGAAGTGAAATTTCTTCCCGTCTTGACATCTATTTGCAGACCTACAGCAAGCAAATCAATGTAGAGGCTTCCATCATGGTGGAGATGTGCAGAAAGCAGGTGATACCGGCTGTCATCGGGTACGTAGGGCACCTTGCAGACTCTTTGAGCAAGCAGGAATCGCGTGGCTTGGCTGTGCAGACACAGCAACAGCTGCTCAACACCGTACAAACCGCTCTGAATCAAGCCATTGAAGCTACTGAACAGCTGCATGTGTGCATTGCAAAAGCTCTCTCGTACAAAGATGAGATTCTGAAGCAAGCACAGATCTATCGTGATGAAGTTGTACAACAGATGCAGATACTGAGAAGTCACATTGACTTGATGGAAACGTACACGGACAAGGCTTGTTGGCCTTTCCCAAGTTACGATGACCTCTTGTTCAGGCTTTAG
- a CDS encoding alpha-amylase family glycosyl hydrolase has translation MDYAWWEDCVVYQIYPRSFQDSNNDGIGDIQGIIQRLDYLQSLQIDAIWLSPIFLSPMADFGYDVSSYREIDPIFGTLADVDELLHEAHQRNVKVLLDLVLNHTSNMHPWFLESRESKENEKADFYIWSDTIPNNWYAAFGGKAWTYDASRKQYYLHSFLAEQPDLNWRNPKVVDAVLAEIRFWLEKGVDGFRLDVINCIVKDESLRNNPRIIGSRPRPYDMQRHIFDRNRTETHQKLKMIRKLMDEYGQRMLVGEIMVEMPGEPELAASFLGRYHDELHLSFDFSLAATPFKAQRWKTVAKRWYEAVGRHRVPTWVLNNHDLSRFYSREGESEAKAKLAALFLCTQRGALFLYYGEELGLPNSKISRLQLRDPLGKKYWPFHPGRDPERGPMVWSTGEGNGFSTVEPWLPFAKASNRYSVENQEMEESSMLLYYRNLLELRKDDETLRRGLTSFVETTNVHVLAYCREHQGQQRLILLNFSKRRQTVDLPSFALKNLSCELVFSTHASPSGAPVMQFENLLLQPYQGLIVRLPEERQEQN, from the coding sequence ATGGACTATGCCTGGTGGGAAGATTGTGTAGTATATCAAATCTATCCAAGAAGTTTCCAAGATTCCAACAACGATGGTATTGGGGATATTCAGGGCATCATCCAACGATTGGACTATTTGCAAAGCCTGCAGATAGATGCCATCTGGCTGAGTCCCATCTTTCTTTCTCCGATGGCGGATTTTGGCTATGATGTTTCCTCCTATCGGGAAATCGACCCAATCTTTGGAACTCTTGCTGATGTTGATGAGCTCCTGCATGAAGCTCACCAAAGGAATGTGAAGGTTCTCTTGGATTTGGTATTGAACCACACATCAAACATGCATCCTTGGTTTCTGGAAAGCCGGGAGTCAAAAGAAAATGAGAAGGCCGATTTTTATATCTGGTCTGATACCATCCCCAATAATTGGTATGCTGCTTTTGGAGGGAAAGCATGGACCTATGACGCTTCCAGAAAACAATACTATCTGCACTCCTTTCTTGCGGAGCAACCTGATCTGAATTGGAGAAATCCCAAGGTTGTTGATGCTGTTCTCGCTGAAATACGATTCTGGTTGGAGAAAGGTGTTGATGGATTCAGATTGGATGTCATCAACTGCATTGTCAAAGACGAAAGCCTGCGGAACAATCCTAGGATCATCGGATCAAGGCCTAGGCCTTATGATATGCAACGACATATCTTTGACAGGAATCGTACTGAGACTCATCAGAAGCTGAAGATGATACGCAAGCTCATGGATGAGTATGGGCAACGCATGCTTGTCGGTGAGATCATGGTAGAGATGCCAGGCGAACCGGAATTGGCTGCTTCGTTTCTTGGACGCTATCATGATGAATTGCACCTCAGTTTTGATTTTTCTCTTGCAGCAACACCTTTCAAGGCACAACGTTGGAAGACTGTTGCAAAACGCTGGTACGAGGCAGTAGGTCGGCATAGGGTTCCGACTTGGGTATTGAATAATCATGATTTGTCACGTTTTTACAGCCGAGAAGGGGAGAGTGAAGCGAAAGCCAAGCTAGCAGCTCTCTTTCTCTGTACCCAAAGAGGTGCTCTTTTTCTCTACTACGGTGAAGAACTGGGGTTGCCGAATTCAAAGATTTCCCGATTGCAATTACGGGATCCTCTTGGGAAAAAGTATTGGCCGTTTCATCCTGGTCGTGATCCTGAACGTGGCCCGATGGTGTGGAGCACCGGTGAGGGAAATGGTTTCAGTACCGTAGAACCATGGTTGCCATTTGCGAAAGCTTCCAATCGGTATTCTGTAGAGAATCAGGAGATGGAAGAGTCCTCGATGCTTCTGTATTATCGTAACCTTCTGGAGCTCCGTAAGGATGATGAAACGCTGAGAAGAGGGTTGACGAGTTTTGTGGAAACGACAAATGTACACGTTCTGGCCTATTGCAGGGAGCACCAAGGGCAACAGCGTCTAATTCTGCTGAATTTCAGCAAAAGAAGGCAAACTGTGGATTTGCCTTCCTTTGCACTGAAAAACCTTTCTTGTGAACTTGTTTTCTCAACGCATGCCTCACCGTCAGGTGCACCTGTCATGCAGTTTGAAAATCTGCTGCTGCAACCCTATCAAGGATTGATCGTTCGCTTGCCTGAAGAACGTCAGGAGCAGAACTAA
- a CDS encoding ParA family protein: MAKTISFHLQKGGVGKTTISGTLACQSALDGYRTLLVDVDPQGNASSWFLTDAPTYELADVVQGKCYIHDAIVPISQVPNLSVLPTFGIGGTLKLYSETKLAEEPYVLQDLVKEVAEEYDRIILDLSPGLGRLERAALISSDEVITPMTPEVFSLDGLEIFIDELNKLRKNLRSPVKHTKIIINSFDNRIKQHRDIYSAACEGVFTVYRIPVDPLFRKAQEAGSAPQLFKVRGKGLKDSTIDAIATLNKDIWR, encoded by the coding sequence ATGGCGAAAACAATTTCCTTCCATCTGCAAAAAGGTGGAGTTGGTAAGACGACTATCTCGGGAACGTTAGCATGCCAATCTGCTTTGGATGGGTATCGTACGTTGTTGGTAGACGTTGATCCTCAAGGAAATGCTTCCTCGTGGTTTCTTACAGACGCTCCAACCTATGAATTGGCAGATGTTGTGCAAGGTAAGTGCTATATTCATGATGCAATTGTTCCTATTTCCCAGGTGCCTAATCTTTCAGTACTCCCCACATTCGGTATCGGGGGAACTCTGAAACTGTATTCAGAGACTAAATTGGCAGAGGAACCATATGTTCTGCAGGATCTTGTTAAGGAAGTAGCAGAGGAGTATGACCGTATTATTCTGGATTTATCTCCAGGCTTAGGCCGATTGGAGAGAGCTGCTTTGATTTCCAGTGATGAAGTGATCACCCCGATGACACCGGAAGTGTTCAGTCTTGATGGTCTGGAGATTTTCATTGATGAGTTGAATAAGCTTCGCAAGAACTTGCGTTCTCCAGTAAAGCATACAAAGATCATCATCAATTCGTTTGACAATAGAATCAAGCAGCACAGAGATATCTATTCCGCAGCGTGTGAAGGAGTCTTTACCGTATATAGGATACCAGTGGATCCTTTGTTCAGAAAAGCACAGGAAGCAGGAAGTGCTCCACAGCTTTTCAAAGTGCGGGGAAAAGGTTTGAAAGATAGTACGATTGATGCGATTGCTACACTTAACAAAGATATTTGGAGATAG
- a CDS encoding GH1 family beta-glucosidase, with protein MQRLEFAPEFLWGCATASYQVEGAIEEDGRKPSIWDTFCAKEGTILGGDDGSIAVDQYHRYADDVQLMSDFGFQAYRFSLAWPRIIPTGRGEVNLKGIDYYIKLSKALRAKGMKVVATLYHWDLPQALQDEGGWAVRSTAYAFAEYAKVCFSYLGEYVDQWITLNEPFCSAYLGYLWGEHAPGIKDPKQAFKAVHYLNLAHGLAIKEYKASALEAPIGITLNPSWPRPATRRLEDAKASELARALYTDVYLHPLLGKGYPSSMKEELHISFPIEPGDMEIIAQKIDFIGINYYMEHAVVYDPQEPFLFKEVPVWQRTTNQGWPIVPNGLLRLLKYFDKETEGMDLYITENGCAADDIVENGRVHDYARCDYLNQHFAVCKQAIDEGVNLKGYFVWSFMDNFEWAWGYSRRFGIVYVDYETQERIPKDSAYMLRDVIAGYCEYI; from the coding sequence ATGCAGAGATTGGAATTCGCACCAGAATTTCTGTGGGGGTGCGCCACAGCAAGCTACCAAGTAGAAGGGGCCATAGAAGAGGATGGAAGAAAACCTTCCATTTGGGACACATTCTGTGCCAAAGAAGGAACGATATTGGGAGGTGATGATGGGAGTATTGCTGTCGATCAATACCACCGTTATGCCGATGACGTTCAATTGATGAGTGATTTTGGCTTCCAGGCATATCGGTTTTCCCTTGCTTGGCCACGCATCATCCCTACTGGTAGAGGTGAAGTCAATCTCAAGGGCATCGATTATTATATCAAGCTGAGCAAGGCTCTCAGAGCTAAAGGGATGAAGGTTGTTGCTACGCTGTATCATTGGGACCTCCCGCAAGCACTACAGGATGAGGGTGGATGGGCGGTACGTTCAACAGCCTATGCGTTTGCTGAGTATGCAAAGGTGTGCTTCTCGTACCTTGGTGAGTATGTCGATCAGTGGATAACGCTGAATGAACCCTTCTGCAGCGCATATCTCGGCTACCTATGGGGAGAACATGCTCCAGGCATCAAAGATCCAAAACAAGCATTCAAGGCAGTACATTACCTCAATCTGGCTCATGGATTGGCAATCAAAGAGTATAAGGCTTCCGCTTTGGAGGCTCCCATCGGAATCACACTCAATCCCAGCTGGCCAAGACCGGCAACAAGAAGACTAGAGGATGCAAAAGCCAGTGAGTTGGCAAGAGCTTTGTATACCGATGTGTATTTGCATCCTCTGCTAGGAAAGGGGTATCCGAGTTCCATGAAAGAGGAATTGCATATCAGCTTTCCGATCGAACCAGGTGATATGGAAATCATTGCACAAAAAATTGATTTCATTGGCATAAATTACTATATGGAACATGCAGTTGTGTATGATCCGCAGGAGCCGTTCCTGTTCAAAGAGGTACCTGTTTGGCAACGCACGACAAACCAGGGTTGGCCCATTGTACCGAATGGCTTATTGCGCTTGCTCAAGTATTTTGACAAAGAAACTGAAGGCATGGATCTGTATATCACAGAAAATGGCTGTGCAGCAGATGATATCGTGGAGAATGGAAGGGTGCATGATTACGCTCGTTGCGATTATCTCAATCAGCATTTTGCAGTCTGCAAGCAAGCCATTGATGAGGGTGTGAATCTGAAAGGGTATTTTGTATGGTCCTTCATGGATAATTTCGAATGGGCCTGGGGGTATTCAAGAAGATTTGGCATTGTGTATGTAGATTATGAAACGCAAGAAAGAATCCCAAAGGACAGTGCATATATGTTGAGGGATGTAATCGCAGGGTATTGCGAATATATATAA
- a CDS encoding HAD family phosphatase — translation MKKHVSLILVDMGGVLALHSDISLEQSLLRDFGIEQHESFCELDPALPLLLQEHSKNSIDEKEMWRRFTERTHIEVPPFHGSLWAKYFNPTLDTAMENLLQELKRKGYRIVCATNTEPAHYAYHLKHNQYALFHHVYASCEIGHAKPEYAFFSHILLQESVSAEQAFFIDDNLDNCKAAAEVGITAHQYLGVENLRLALIDMGIL, via the coding sequence ATGAAGAAGCACGTTTCCTTGATACTGGTGGATATGGGTGGCGTATTGGCGCTCCATTCCGATATTTCGCTTGAGCAATCATTGCTCAGGGATTTTGGCATCGAGCAGCATGAGAGTTTTTGTGAACTCGATCCGGCACTTCCTCTTCTGTTGCAGGAACACAGCAAGAACTCCATCGATGAAAAGGAAATGTGGCGTCGTTTCACAGAGAGAACGCATATTGAAGTACCTCCATTCCACGGTTCGCTGTGGGCAAAGTATTTCAACCCAACACTGGATACCGCCATGGAAAACCTGCTTCAGGAACTGAAGAGGAAGGGATACCGCATCGTATGTGCAACCAACACGGAACCAGCCCACTATGCCTATCATCTCAAACACAACCAGTATGCACTGTTCCATCACGTCTATGCTTCTTGTGAAATCGGCCATGCAAAGCCCGAATATGCATTCTTCTCGCATATTCTCCTGCAAGAAAGTGTTTCGGCTGAGCAGGCTTTCTTTATCGATGATAATCTGGACAACTGCAAAGCAGCTGCAGAAGTCGGTATCACAGCACATCAGTATCTGGGTGTAGAGAATCTCCGATTAGCACTGATAGATATGGGAATACTATAA
- the asnA gene encoding aspartate--ammonia ligase has translation MPQFFPQGYVPAMEQKQTEKAIKYVKDTFERELSGGLKLSRVTSPLFVPRGSGINDDLNGIERPVRFEIGNLSNREMEIVQSLAKWKRMALADLGFKSNTGLYTDMNAIRPDDDLDAIHSIYVDQWDWELVMGKNDRNLEYLKKVVKKIFSAMKRTEFLVSEMFSSCPPTLPDQITFIHTEDAQKRYPDLTPVQREKALAKEYGAIFLIGIGSPLADGVSQGGRAPDYDDWSTPTDAEHTGLNGDIIVWDGIREDSLELSSMGIRVDQETLIRQLDTRNAQERASLYWHKRLLNGELPQTIGGGIGQSRLCMYLLKKAHIGEVQASVWPQEVLDEAKAMQVFLM, from the coding sequence ATGCCCCAATTCTTTCCTCAAGGATATGTTCCTGCAATGGAGCAGAAGCAAACTGAAAAAGCCATCAAATACGTCAAAGACACGTTTGAGCGTGAACTGAGCGGTGGGCTCAAATTGAGTCGTGTCACCAGCCCGTTGTTCGTGCCGAGAGGCTCGGGAATCAATGACGATCTGAATGGTATTGAGCGTCCCGTACGCTTCGAAATCGGAAACCTCAGCAATCGTGAGATGGAAATCGTGCAATCGCTCGCCAAATGGAAGCGCATGGCTTTGGCCGATCTCGGATTCAAGAGCAATACCGGCTTGTACACTGACATGAATGCCATCAGACCTGACGATGACCTTGATGCCATCCACTCCATCTATGTCGACCAGTGGGACTGGGAATTGGTGATGGGAAAGAATGACCGTAATCTCGAATACCTGAAGAAGGTTGTGAAAAAGATCTTCTCTGCCATGAAACGAACCGAATTCCTGGTCAGCGAAATGTTCTCATCCTGCCCTCCGACCCTGCCTGACCAGATTACGTTCATCCATACGGAGGATGCCCAAAAACGGTATCCAGACCTCACTCCAGTCCAGAGGGAAAAGGCACTCGCAAAAGAGTACGGGGCAATTTTCCTCATCGGCATAGGCTCACCGCTTGCTGATGGCGTAAGCCAAGGCGGACGAGCACCTGACTATGATGACTGGTCTACACCCACGGATGCAGAGCACACCGGGCTGAATGGAGACATCATCGTTTGGGATGGTATTCGCGAGGATTCCCTGGAGCTCTCTTCCATGGGCATCAGAGTCGATCAGGAAACACTGATCAGACAGCTTGATACCCGCAATGCCCAGGAGCGTGCAAGCTTGTACTGGCACAAGCGCCTGCTCAATGGCGAACTACCCCAGACCATCGGAGGCGGTATCGGGCAGAGCAGGCTTTGTATGTATCTGCTCAAGAAAGCCCATATCGGAGAGGTGCAGGCATCCGTCTGGCCGCAGGAGGTCCTTGACGAAGCGAAGGCAATGCAAGTCTTCCTGATGTAG
- a CDS encoding exodeoxyribonuclease III: MKLISWNVNGLRAIQKKGFEEYLAQTDADIFCLQETKLQEDQISLELPQYHMYWSFAEKKGYSGTALFSKAEPINVEHGIGHELDAEGRTVTAEFPDYYVISCYTPNSQEELARLPVRMDWDDAFRSYVTSLREMKPVIICGDLNVAHQSIDLKNPKSNERNAGYSIEERTQFSRLLEAGFLDTFRLLYPSRTEAYSWWSYRFRAREKNAGWRIDYWLVSDDLKDRVLDSSIDDQILGSDHAPVILKLQD; encoded by the coding sequence ATGAAACTGATCAGCTGGAATGTGAACGGCTTGCGTGCCATTCAGAAAAAAGGGTTTGAAGAGTATCTTGCACAGACAGATGCAGATATCTTCTGCTTGCAGGAAACCAAATTGCAGGAAGATCAGATCTCCCTGGAACTCCCCCAGTACCATATGTACTGGAGCTTTGCTGAAAAAAAGGGATACAGCGGGACTGCACTCTTTTCCAAGGCTGAACCGATCAACGTGGAACACGGGATCGGGCATGAGCTTGATGCGGAAGGCCGTACAGTCACCGCAGAGTTTCCCGATTACTATGTGATCAGTTGCTACACTCCCAACAGCCAGGAAGAATTGGCCCGTCTCCCGGTCCGGATGGACTGGGATGATGCATTCCGCTCCTATGTAACCAGCCTCAGGGAAATGAAGCCGGTGATCATCTGCGGCGATCTGAACGTTGCACACCAGAGCATCGATCTGAAGAATCCCAAAAGCAATGAGCGCAATGCAGGCTACAGCATCGAGGAGCGGACCCAGTTTTCCCGTTTGCTCGAGGCTGGATTTCTGGATACGTTCAGGCTGCTGTATCCTTCCAGGACCGAAGCATACTCGTGGTGGTCATACCGATTCCGGGCCCGGGAAAAGAACGCAGGGTGGCGTATCGACTACTGGCTGGTAAGTGATGACCTCAAGGACCGTGTCCTTGACAGCAGCATCGATGACCAGATACTGGGCAGCGACCATGCGCCGGTGATACTGAAGTTGCAAGACTAA
- the typA gene encoding translational GTPase TypA, producing the protein MIITNTKIRNIAIIAHVDHGKTTLVDGLFRQSGLTKDGSQDRIMDSGAIERERGITISAKNCAITWNGVKINIIDTPGHADFGGEVERGLSMVDGVVLLVDAAEGPLPQTRFVLEKALKKHLKPIIVINKVDRQDARSEEVVQEVYELLLELADDENMLDVPVFYAIGKHGRCGIAPNDLDENLHQLMDCIVEKVPAPVYDDELPFQMLVSDLSYSDYLGRLAVGKVINGMATTNDALVCIQEGGVQKPLRVSKLQTYNGPTFSEATKVYSGDIIVLSGVEDVHIGDTICTAESPMALERIHVDEPTVSILFSKNISPLSGREGNQVTSAKIWERLQKESLRNVSIKVERNSDDTFTVKGRGEFQMAIIVEQMRREGFELCVGRPRTIFRTDESGRKTEPVEYLFVDCPEEYSGTVMDKLSKRKALMSDITYLGNNRVKMKFEIPARGLIGYHDEFLTDTRGMGIMNSYMKGYEPYKGDFPDRFSGSLISDRSGNAVAYALWQLEDRGRLFLVPGDPVYEGQVVGEHNRDGDLLLNPTRTKKLTNLRASGKDDAVTLTPVSKMSLEQAIQFIKDDELVEVTPKSIRMCKKILGSQQRKVFENRGEIPSYLLNK; encoded by the coding sequence ATGATTATCACAAATACAAAGATTCGGAACATCGCCATCATCGCGCATGTTGACCATGGCAAGACCACGCTGGTCGATGGATTGTTCAGACAGAGTGGACTCACGAAGGATGGGTCCCAGGACCGCATCATGGATAGTGGAGCCATTGAGCGGGAACGCGGTATCACCATCAGCGCAAAGAATTGTGCCATCACATGGAACGGTGTGAAGATCAATATCATCGACACTCCGGGACACGCCGATTTCGGTGGAGAAGTGGAGCGCGGACTTTCCATGGTTGATGGGGTTGTCCTGCTCGTTGATGCTGCAGAAGGTCCGCTTCCCCAGACACGCTTTGTGCTGGAGAAAGCGCTGAAGAAGCATCTCAAGCCCATCATCGTCATCAACAAGGTTGACCGTCAGGATGCCCGCAGCGAAGAGGTTGTCCAGGAAGTCTATGAATTGCTCCTTGAACTTGCCGACGACGAGAATATGCTCGATGTGCCCGTATTCTATGCAATCGGCAAGCATGGGCGTTGCGGTATTGCACCCAACGATCTTGATGAGAACCTGCATCAGCTGATGGATTGCATCGTTGAGAAGGTGCCGGCTCCTGTCTATGATGATGAGTTGCCGTTCCAGATGCTGGTGAGTGATCTCTCCTACAGTGACTACCTCGGCAGATTGGCAGTGGGAAAGGTCATCAACGGCATGGCCACCACCAATGATGCGCTTGTATGCATCCAGGAAGGGGGAGTTCAGAAGCCGCTCAGGGTGAGCAAGCTGCAGACCTATAATGGGCCTACCTTCTCCGAAGCCACCAAGGTGTACAGCGGGGACATCATTGTTCTCAGTGGTGTCGAAGATGTGCATATCGGCGATACAATCTGTACGGCTGAGTCCCCGATGGCCTTGGAACGCATCCATGTTGATGAACCAACGGTATCGATTCTTTTCTCAAAGAACATCAGTCCCCTTTCCGGCAGGGAAGGCAATCAGGTGACGAGTGCGAAGATCTGGGAAAGATTGCAGAAAGAGTCGCTTCGAAATGTGTCCATCAAGGTGGAACGCAATTCCGATGATACGTTCACGGTCAAAGGCCGTGGAGAATTCCAGATGGCAATCATCGTCGAGCAAATGCGTCGTGAGGGCTTTGAGCTGTGTGTAGGCAGACCCCGTACCATTTTCCGTACTGATGAGAGTGGACGGAAGACCGAGCCTGTGGAGTATTTGTTTGTTGACTGCCCTGAAGAGTACAGCGGAACAGTGATGGACAAACTGTCCAAGCGCAAGGCATTGATGAGCGATATCACCTATCTGGGAAACAATCGGGTGAAGATGAAATTTGAGATTCCTGCCCGTGGCCTGATCGGCTACCATGATGAATTTCTTACCGATACACGCGGTATGGGCATCATGAACAGTTACATGAAAGGCTATGAACCATACAAGGGTGATTTTCCTGATCGCTTCAGCGGTTCCCTCATCAGTGACAGAAGTGGAAATGCTGTCGCCTATGCACTCTGGCAGCTGGAGGATAGAGGCCGGCTCTTTCTCGTACCCGGGGATCCTGTGTACGAAGGGCAGGTTGTTGGTGAACACAATCGTGATGGGGATCTCTTGCTCAATCCGACCAGGACAAAAAAGCTTACCAACCTCAGGGCTTCCGGAAAGGATGATGCAGTTACCCTTACTCCGGTTTCCAAAATGAGTTTGGAGCAAGCCATCCAGTTCATCAAGGATGATGAGCTTGTGGAGGTTACCCCGAAATCCATTCGTATGTGCAAGAAGATTTTGGGCTCACAACAGCGGAAGGTGTTTGAAAACCGTGGAGAGATACCTTCGTATCTCTTGAACAAATAG